TCAAAGACTTTGCTGAAGCTACTACTAAAACTATTCCTCCTACGGGGCGTCAAAGGGTCAATCAGACTATCAGTCAGGAAGACTCAATTCTGCATAAATCCATCCAATGCGATAAAGATAAATTACCAGGCTTCTTTAGAATGTTGACCCCTAGAGAGGTCACTGATTCTCTTCGATACCTTAAGGTCCCATTAAGCGATCGAGGTGAGAAAATCCAAGGAAGAGGACCGCTGTTAAAAAGACTGACAGCTGCCGTCAATCGTCATCGCAAAAAACTTCCGCCGTTTTCCTCCCCGAACGGAAATGACACTGAATACTGGCTAGATCATGCAGAGTGGACCGTTATTCCAAATCGAGAACACCTTGAGCTACTTTGCACAAAGCTCATCCTACAATCAGCCCACCAGAAGGGTATTTACTTATGTGCGAATGAAGACCCTGAGCGTATTCTAGCTTCGTTGCTTAAAAATGTAACGGATAAAGGAGCAACTTCGAGGGTACTTAAGACCATAGCGAATAAGTCTTACCACCGAAAGGATTTCATCCCATGGTTTAATGCTGAAATTGAGCATTATGCAAACCTCAGTAGTAGCCATGTAAAAGTGTATTCAACCAGTCGTGCTGAGCTAAAGGCTATTCTTTCATCGTTTTTCTATGATAAAGAGATGTATAAGCTTGTGGGTGACAAATCATGCACTGGCCTTCATGGGCAGTATCATCAGAGAAAATACAGCTATAACATCATTGCTAAGAACCTGCACCAATGGCTACCTGAAGTTCTGTTACTGCCAGGGGAAATTGCAGACAATACCCCTGAAAACCTTACGAGAAAGTTTTCTACCTTTACAAAAAGGTACAGTAAAAACGCCGATTTTATCAGCAATCTAGTTTCGAAGGCTTTATTACATTCTACGATCAGAACTGAGTATAAATCGCAACCAATAGCTGCAGTGTTACACATCGATGATGCCCAAAAGACCTGCTTTGATAATGTCCATATTGTTTTAGAGGAGCACATTCCAGATAAGCTAATAATGGGATTTAGCGAGCTTATTGGTACTGATATTGAAGAGTCACTAGCTGAAATTGTCACTAACTTTGATGACCTAATCGAATCGGAAGCTTTTTCAAGCCAGAAAGAAAAAATACTATCTGCAAAAGATGATAGCTACCTACTTGAACACGATATAGATGAGATCCTTGCACCAAATAAGTCTTTAGATGACAGCCTAGACAGGCTACAGTTTGTATTTTTTATTGGGTATGAGTCAAACCACCTTAAGTGCAATAAGAAAGAAATGGAGGAAACTTACTTAGAAGAGTTGGAAGGTGAAGTCATCCATCAATTTAAGGCTCTCATCGATCAACTGATCTTAAAAAATGATTTCTGTGAAGACTTACACATTGAAGTCTATCTATATCCTATTCCGTCATTAGCCTCTCTTATCAGTGCAGTTCAGAAACAAGGGGAATCGCAATGGACTCTAACCTAAACCCTCTACTCTGCCTTAACGATGTTCAAAACGAACAGTTAAGTGCTTTCTCTTATCTGAAAAAAGCCAGCGACTGTTTATCATCTCCTAAGTTGAATACGCAGGGTCGAGAGCTTTTAATTCGAGCACTAGATCAGTTACCGCTGTTTGAAGAGCATAGCATCTTATTACAAGATCTGCTTCGAAAGGCAGGGCTGTTCCCATATCTCCAAAAATACTTTACTAACCTACCTCCTGAAAAAGAACTTATTCTTGATATATACAGAAGCAACTTTGACCACAACTTCATT
The Pseudoalteromonas viridis DNA segment above includes these coding regions:
- a CDS encoding dsDNA nuclease domain-containing protein, with the translated sequence MEQSDSGGVAALKGFTYQNLAAAYYVLSMLRDKSLISVRCEVVDDIDLVYDNRIEYVQVKTTDGDSKWCIKDFAEATTKTIPPTGRQRVNQTISQEDSILHKSIQCDKDKLPGFFRMLTPREVTDSLRYLKVPLSDRGEKIQGRGPLLKRLTAAVNRHRKKLPPFSSPNGNDTEYWLDHAEWTVIPNREHLELLCTKLILQSAHQKGIYLCANEDPERILASLLKNVTDKGATSRVLKTIANKSYHRKDFIPWFNAEIEHYANLSSSHVKVYSTSRAELKAILSSFFYDKEMYKLVGDKSCTGLHGQYHQRKYSYNIIAKNLHQWLPEVLLLPGEIADNTPENLTRKFSTFTKRYSKNADFISNLVSKALLHSTIRTEYKSQPIAAVLHIDDAQKTCFDNVHIVLEEHIPDKLIMGFSELIGTDIEESLAEIVTNFDDLIESEAFSSQKEKILSAKDDSYLLEHDIDEILAPNKSLDDSLDRLQFVFFIGYESNHLKCNKKEMEETYLEELEGEVIHQFKALIDQLILKNDFCEDLHIEVYLYPIPSLASLISAVQKQGESQWTLT